The Calypte anna isolate BGI_N300 chromosome 1, bCalAnn1_v1.p, whole genome shotgun sequence region ATGTCTCTATGACGTGGAGTGTGGAGGCTGACTTTGGAGTCAGCAGAACTcacccatccctggaagcacaGTCCCATGCTGGGCATTCAGGTGTCCCTCTAAATTTGCTGTGAGACAGTTTCCTGAGGCGACTCTCTGCACAGAGCTCCACATCAGCTTTAACATTTCAGGTTGCCTGGCATGCTGGAGCTTGGCTGGAATGTTACTATGCTATATTGGAAGAATAACACTAGAACAACCTATTCCTCATCCTCAAAGCAATGATAGCATGGTTTTCTGGAGAAATGTGGgtctcattttaaagaaaacatctgaTAGAAAGtataatgaatatttttcctctgtaaaaaatgtgtacattttttccagccaaaatcAAATAGTGATTTGCAGGCTTATGTaaagttcagaaaaatgaagattATGCCATATTAAATATGAGTTTATAAAAAACATATGAAGTACTCCACACTGTTAAAATGTATGTGTTAGTTAAAGAAGAAGGCCCTTAGACAGCTGCCAACATTGGCAGAACAATCTATTAATATAATCATATCAAAGTAGACTAACCTAAAACATAGGAGTTGTTCATTTAGATTTCTACTGATGCAATATCAtaataaacagtatttttctaaaGCCCAGGTTTACATAATACTGACATTCAAGCAATGAGGTGTACCTTCCTCTTTGTTGCCTAGGCTTTGCAAGCATGGGAATTTCTCCACtgaaagaagctgctgctgtccaATGCTGAGCTagtgcagaagcagcaaacaATAAAATGGTGGAGGCAACTGCCCTCATTTAGTGTGAGAATGTTTGTGTAATGCCTCCAGCTAGGTCTTGCAGTAAGaatcagatttctttctgtgtctgcaGAGATGGGTTTGACTCTGCACTGAATACTGCCCCATACTGCTGACAGCCCAGATGACtacacagaaagagaagctaTTGAAGTAAATTGAAACATGAACAGAGAGGCAGCTGGAGTAAGGACAGAAAGAAGTCAGGCCAGCATTTAAGAGCCCTGGTAGAGAACACTTCAGAATGGTAACTATATTTACTTTCCAGTCccctattttgttttattttattttattttcttctacctCCCTCTTTATCATTCATTGGCTTTTTACACCCTCTTGGTGTATTGGAATTTAGGAGTGATTTTCATCTAGATGTGTATGTACTGGCAGAACAGGGAACTGGGATGTGTCTTAGAGGTGATATATATGGATAATACTCAAGTGCTAGAAAGAATAATGTGTGGCATGTTACACAGCCCCACTCAGACTTAAAAAGCATGCCAAACCAGGCAGGACTAAATTTGAAATCTGGGGCATATCTGAGCCCTGTCTGTCTGGATAAATTTGCATATgtggggtggtggggagggcaggaggcagtgatgccGCGGGCAGAAGTGCTGAGCCTGTGACTTGTTCCCCACTCCACCCTGACACTGAAGCTcagcagcaggtgctgggtgctgagcccaggctgcctctcaccctgcagcccagagccagGCTCCTGCAAAGATTTGCCACAGCTGATcccaaagggaaggaaacatCACTGGAGACACCATGGTAAGGGGGTATGTGGGAATACCAGTCTTAAGGTGACAGGGGAGATTGTGGgtgggggaaggcagagggattTGCTGTTGTTATCAGTTGTTTGTGCAACAAAACCCTGATCTCATGCACCACTTACCACGGAAGAAGATGGGAAATGAATGTCAGAAAACCtcactggagctgcagggcatggagaatcagtgttttctttaaagggTCTCTAATCAGTAGACTTATAAGACAGTTCTGGAGTCTTAGGTTTTTAGTACTCTCTGTTGTTAGTATATTTTCTCAACACACATTTTGTAcgagataatattttttttttagaaataaaccaaaaaaagttAGTTACCTCTTTGCTTTAAATTAACACAGCCCCTGTGGCTGTACCGTACATAGCTACATGGTGTATACCTGTGTGTTTCTGGAGTGCATATTTTTATACATGTGTGTTTAAGTAAAGAAATACCCTTCATTTTTAAGATTTGGGGGTTTATTACAAATTGGTAGGAATTTCTCAAAACCTCTTAAGAGTGTGAAAAAGTCGTTTCAACTTTTAATCCAATTTATGCTTAGTAACAAGTCTTACTTTGATGCATAAAACTGCTATTTTCTACCAGTACAGCTGGTCCAAAATGAGAGTGTTCATTTTGCAGGCAAGATAAATATTTCCACAAGCTCCCCGTGAGCTCACTTATGGTAGTGAGGAACAGTGTTTCAGGAATAGCTGGGAATATCTGCAAGCCTAAAGTCTGCCTTTGTGCAGTAAATACTTAGCCAGtattctgtttggttttttttaatagaatcaAGGGTGCCCCAGGTTTAGTGTCACAAACAACCTGTCCCTTTCCACTGTCTCTGGGTAAACAAAAGGTCAGGACTACAGTTTGTAAGATAGGTCCTGGTACATTAATGGTAGGATGTAAAACACGAGTTTGGAGTAAGCCCCAAATTTAAATACCATGTAGAGATCAATTTACTCTGCCTGTGACTTCAGAGACACCCACTCTCTTCCCTATTAAAAGTCTTCctattttaaagctgtttaccatgcaaaattagaaatatttttgttatttccttcttttcttgaaGAGTATTTCCAAATTAATGCTGGGTAGGAAAAGATGGGAATTGAAGGCGAGAGCTGCAGCCAGAGTCCTGGCTCAAAAGACAGTGTGGAGATACTGTGTCAAATCATCACAGCTGAAAGATCAGTCTAAAAGGAAAGGAACTGGTTCTGCAGTTTTCAGCTATAATCCTATActaagctttaaaatattaactttcTAAGCCAACATTCCCTAATTCCATCTGTGAAAAAACAGACCAATTCCTCTACTGATCTGAGGAACAGAGTGAAGCATCTTTTTAGATTCCAAGTGTTGCTTGACTTCTAATTGTAGTTCCACTCTAAAagataatgttttaaaaagtaatctGTCCTCATTGctgtatttaaaaggaaaaagacatttttttaaaaagtttcctTGCTGCCAGGCTTACTAGATTTACACcaggatttaaaagaaaagcaggagccTGTCCTGAGAAAAATCAGTGTTAATTGAATTCTCTGAGCCCAAAAATGCCTTCAGTATCTCCTGAGTAATCCTTCAGATTGCAACTCCATTGCAGCATATTGTCAGTAAAATAACTCGGATAGTTTTGCACAGGTCTAGTGAGAAAAGGAGGGTTGTGCAAGTACACTTGAGAGCTTGTTACACACACTGCTGCATGTGCATTTGCAGAGTCAGCAACTTACAAATGAGTACTGAATAGAAATAATATATGTAatagaaagaaatgtttaaattgGCTTTCCATATTCATTTGAACTTCTGGGTATAACTAACTGGAGCAATGGTGATTTCTAAAATTCCacttgtttcttaaaaaaataccttcagTAGTGTTTCTAAAATGGAAATACATGTCAGCTGTGAAGAAAACACTGCTCCAGAGGTGGTGCTGGTCACACATTCTGCctgaggatttatttttctggttagAAGCATTTTACTCACAGGACACAGGATGATTCTGCAGGTAAAGCAGGTGTagaactgggaaaaagaaaaaaaaagagagagaaagaaaaagatacagaaaaagatacagaaaaaggaaaagaaaaaggaaaagaaaaaggaaaaagagaaagaaaagaaaaagaaaaagaaaaagaaaagaaaagaaaaagaaaagaaaaagaaaaagaaaaagaaaaagaaaaaagaaaaaagaaaagaaaaagaaaaggaaaagaaagaaaaaggaaaagaaaaagaaaaaggaaaaggaaaaagaaaaagaaaaagaagaagaataagaaaaagaaaagaaaaaggaaaaggaaaagagaaagaagaagaaaaagaaaaagaaaaagaaaaagaagaagaaaaagaaaaagaaaaagaaaaaggaaaaggaaaaggaaaaggaaaagaaaaagaaaaagaaaaaggaaaagaaaaagaaaaagaaaaagaaaaaggaaaagaaaaagaagaagaaaaagaaaaagaaaaagaaaaagagaaaaagaaaaaggaaaaggagaagaaaaagaacctgGCCAAATTTAATTCAATTATTAAGTTATTTGACATCTTGAAATGAGatattacaaaacaaaaatgaatgaGGAGCATTCTGTGGCCTTGAAGCCAGGTAGAAGCCAGGTAGCATGGCCTGCTGTGTATTTAAGCATCTGAATTCTCGTTTTGTCTCCAAAGGTTAGTGAGCTACTCACTGGAAGCCATTCTTGACAATGAGTTGTATTCTGAATGATGCCAGCTTTTTCTGGAGAAGTATGAACTTGCATAAGACAAAACTGTGCCAGAGAGTGTGTATCAGTCAGCACAGGTAATCACAGGACAGTGTTCACTGCTATGAACTATCTTTTTTACTCTCTAGTATAGACATGACCATTGTAACGGTTTAACAGTGCCCAAAGCAGGACAACCATTGAGATCACAAAGATGGAGCTCAGAAGACTATAATTACAATTGTTCCAAAGCAGAGACTGAAGCTGAAAACTCTACATCTGAAACCACTCTGTCCTTACAAAACTGCTTTTCGCTATGCACCGTGTGGTAATCTTCTGGACTAACTCACAAGtatctttttaataattctttatCTGAGCTTAAGAAATCCAACACTAGGTCTTTTGTGCTCCTGTTCTCCAGCTGTAAAGGAGTTTTGAGTAATTGGCACCTGTCTATTTTAGCCTGGTGTTATATATGCTGGTTTTCTTATACTGAAGTCCCTGGCTACTACAAGAACTATGCTCAAAAATTACACAAGTAAACACACTATATTCCAATAACATTGCCTGAATATGCAGTGGACCTACAATGTCAAATTTGTAGCTGCTCAGGAGCTTGAAGGAACATTTGTTTTCACTGACAGAATCTGAAATAACTTCCCAGGGTGAATATTGCTTAAAGCAGATCTTCCAAGTTTCCACTCTAGCCTTCTGTCAGAGGGTTAAAGGACCAAAAGGCATCACCTGTCTTGGGTTACATAAGGTTGCGGTTACATGGCTGTGTCAGGTTCCatccaggaataaaaataaactcaacAGTGATGTACTTTTCAGCAGAGCCACTCTATGGGAGGAAGAGTGAGGTTTCTgttaactgaaataattttttttgcctgtctgTTTTCATGCACCCATATATTACAGTGCAAAGGTCCCAGTTTTCTTAAAGAACTGTTCCAATATCTTGTGTGTATATGTACTGTCTCATTGTGGTCATGGGGTCAAATAGTGAAGTGAAATGCTAACCGTGACAATTCACCATTTCTCGGGAAAGCAATACACTGGGAAAAAGTAGCCATTAGGAATAAGGAGGACTAACGTGGGCTGTTTATTCTGACCCTGTCTCTGTTCTCTCCTCTTAGCGTGAGTGCATCTCTATTCATGTTGGCCAGGCTGGAGTTCAGATAGGAAATGCATGCTGGGAACTCTTCTGCCTAGAGCACGGCATTCAGCCAGATGGCACCTTCAAGGATCTGCACAACAAACTTAACAATGATGACTCTTTCACCACATTTTTCAATGAAACAGTCACTGGGAAGCATGTGCCTCGAGCTGTAATGGTGGACTTGGAACCAACTGTAGTAGGTCAGTAGAGAAATCGAcctggaaaatggaaaagagctTACTCTTCCTAATATCACCATAGTCTCACCAGTCTCCACTGATAAAAGGAGCACACTTTTTGTATCTTGATCTAGCACTAGGCAGCATTAAATTAATCGTCTTGTGACACAGAATGCCAGATTCTGCCAAAACTCAATTATCTCCATAGGTACTATAAACATCAGGGCATCAGGCTCCTCAGCAGTTTAGTAGCTAGCACACATGGTTTGTATGACTTCTTTTTGCAAAAACATTTaacttttgggtttgtttcttgtgACATTTTGCCATGTGAATTATGCTTGTCTCTGGCTTGGATTCAAAATGGGAAGTGTCAACTTCCCCCCCCAGGAACAGAAGGATTTCTAACAACTGGGGCACCTGAGGAAAACTGATTTACTTCACACTGTTCTTGTGGTGACTTCTCGTCGGTACAAGGCTGTACAACTGACAAGTTCATGACAAGATAATATCTGTGGCTGGATATAAACCAGcaccagaaaacagcagaatgaaacaatttaaaaatgctaaGGAAACAGTTTTCCCTTCTTGGTCAGCATCAGGTTTTTGATGTCATGACCTCCTGTGAGTTTAAGATTGCATCAGTGCCCACAACAAACAGAAGTTTTGAGCACTCGTGCACAGCCATATAGCTTCTAACAAATTCTCTTTCATGTTCAGATGAAGTTCGGGCTGGCACCTTCCGGGAACTTTTTCATCCAGAACAGCTGATCACTGGAAAAGAAGATGCAGCTAATAACTATGCCCGTGGCCACTACACCATTGGCAAAGAAAGCATTGATATTGTGCTTGATCGTGTCCGTAAGCTGGTAAGTCCCAGTAGTTTTGAAACAGCAGTTTGGATTCTGCAGAAGACGTGCAGAACACATAGCTTCTTAACTATAGATGATACTAATCAGTCAGAAAAGAAACCTCAAGACATTACCCTAAAGGCGTCATTACCAGTCCAATGGAGAAAAGCCCAGTAGTTATCTTACCAcgtgtatatatatacttcAGATAGTCTTAAAAACTAGTTCTGAATATGTAACTCTTCATTAGCATAGCCCTGGAGCAGCAATACTGCTATAGAAGGGTAAATTCAGCAGTTCTACTTTGCTAGTTTCAGCTAGACTAACTAAAAGAAGCGTGAAGTTCAGAGATAGAAGCTCCACAGATAAGAGTCAAACTTTTCTAAGTTTAGCCAGTGAAGGAAGTAAAGGATAGGATTAGCACCAGTACTTGACATGAAATCTTTGCCATATCTTGCTGATAActgctctctgcttcagctCAAAATAAGCTCACTCAGCACATGAAAAGCCTTTCCTCTTCAGCCCCTATCCTTTCaccttctcttttgctttctaGACTGATGCCTGTTCTGGGCTGCAAGGATTCCTGATCTTCCACAGCTTTGGTGGGGGCACTGGCTCTGGCTTTACCTCCTTATTGATGGAACGCCTCTCTGTGGATTATGGAAAGAAGTCCAAACTGGAGTTTGCCATCTACCCAGCTCCTCAGGTCTCCACTGCTGTGGTGGAGCCCTACAATTCCATCCTGACCACACACACCACCCTGGAACACTCAGATTGTGCCTTCATGGTGGATAATGAGGCCATCTATGATATCTGCCGCAGAAACCTGGACATTGAGCGCCCCACTTACACCAACCTCAACCGCCTCATCAGCCAGATCGTCTCCTCCATCACTGCCTCACTGCGCTTTGACGGTGCCCTTAATGTGGATCTGATGGAGTTCCAGACCAACCTGGTGCCCTACCCACGCATCCACTTCCCCTTAGTAACTTACTCCCCCATCATCTCCTCTGACAGAGCCTATCATGAGCAGCTCTCAGTGGCTGAAATCACCAACTCCTGCTTTGAGCCCAACAACCAGATGGTGAAGTGTGACCCAAGGCATGGGAAGTACATGGCCTGCTGCATGCTCTATCGTGGTGATGTAGTTCCCAAAGATGTCAATGTAGCAATTGCTGCCATCAAGACTAAGAGAAATATCCAGTTTGTTGACTGGTGTCCAACAGGCTTCAAGGTGAGTGGGGCTGGCATAAGCAGCCTCTCTTTAATGTTTGAAGGGGAAACTGGTATGTAAAGTAtttaaaatggtatttaaaaattaagcagtCTGTCACTGCATGTTTTCCACTTCTGAGACAAAGGAACGTAAGACACAtgtgtatgtataaatataCCCTTTCTCCTTTGGACGACCCGTTGACACAGACTCCTAGTACCTACATAAGAGGTAACGTGAAGTGTTTATGAGTTAAAATCTAAGAAGCATTAATTTCAGacctgaatatttaaaaaaaacaaacagtaagtGTTCCCTCTGAAGCATCACCTAAAACTAAGGAAATATAAAATCCAATACAATTAATAAAGGAAATGCCGATCTTAGTGAATGATAACACCCTCATCCAGAAATATAACATTGCCTTTCTCCACTGGCTACATAGTAGTGTTGGGAAACATAATTTCAACAATAATACAGACATTAGCAGTGGAAAAACATCTGCCATACAAATAGCTGGTTTAGAGTAAAAACTCTTAACTGGGAACTAACTTTCTGTATTAGTTTCTACAGAGTATCTTGGTGAAACTCTGTGTTCAGTATTGAGTAGCTATTAAGAAAGCTACAAAGTTAACAGAGTACATTAAACATATGAATAATACAtacattaaaatgaagaaatatcaTACTGTTTCTGACGTTGATTTTAATGGCATTTGCCATCTTGCAGTTTCTGAAGAGGCATACTCTACCTCATTATCTGTAACTttactcacttttttttcagctctttgatTGCCTTCTTTCTGTTCTTGCCTTTTTACAACCTTCTCTCATACTCCTGTTTCCAGGTTGGGATCAACTATCAA contains the following coding sequences:
- the LOC103538114 gene encoding tubulin alpha-4 chain isoform X2, translating into MRECISIHVGQAGVQIGNACWELFCLEHGIQPDGTFKDLHNKLNNDDSFTTFFNETVTGKHVPRAVMVDLEPTVVDEVRAGTFRELFHPEQLITGKEDAANNYARGHYTIGKESIDIVLDRVRKLTDACSGLQGFLIFHSFGGGTGSGFTSLLMERLSVDYGKKSKLEFAIYPAPQVSTAVVEPYNSILTTHTTLEHSDCAFMVDNEAIYDICRRNLDIERPTYTNLNRLISQIVSSITASLRFDGALNVDLMEFQTNLVPYPRIHFPLVTYSPIISSDRAYHEQLSVAEITNSCFEPNNQMVKCDPRHGKYMACCMLYRGDVVPKDVNVAIAAIKTKRNIQFVDWCPTGFKVGINYQPPTVVPGGDLAQVQRAVCMLSNTTAIAEAWARLDHKFDLMYAKRAFVHWYVGEGMEEGEFAEAREDLAALEKDYEEVGTDSFEEEYNGE
- the LOC103538114 gene encoding tubulin alpha-8 chain isoform X3; its protein translation is MVDLEPTVVDEVRAGTFRELFHPEQLITGKEDAANNYARGHYTIGKESIDIVLDRVRKLTDACSGLQGFLIFHSFGGGTGSGFTSLLMERLSVDYGKKSKLEFAIYPAPQVSTAVVEPYNSILTTHTTLEHSDCAFMVDNEAIYDICRRNLDIERPTYTNLNRLISQIVSSITASLRFDGALNVDLMEFQTNLVPYPRIHFPLVTYSPIISSDRAYHEQLSVAEITNSCFEPNNQMVKCDPRHGKYMACCMLYRGDVVPKDVNVAIAAIKTKRNIQFVDWCPTGFKVGINYQPPTVVPGGDLAQVQRAVCMLSNTTAIAEAWARLDHKFDLMYAKRAFVHWYVGEGMEEGEFAEAREDLAALEKDYEEVGTDSFEEEYNGE